The following are encoded together in the Blautia obeum ATCC 29174 genome:
- a CDS encoding YbaB/EbfC family nucleoid-associated protein, whose translation MAKRGGFPGMGMPGNMNNLMKQAQKMQRQMEENQKALEEKEFTAAAGGGAVEVTVSGKREVTKVKLAEEVVDPDDIEMLEDLIVAATNEALRKVEEESAAVMSKLTGGLGSLGGGLPF comes from the coding sequence ATGGCAAAACGTGGAGGATTTCCGGGCATGGGAATGCCGGGTAACATGAATAATTTGATGAAACAGGCGCAGAAAATGCAGCGTCAGATGGAAGAGAATCAGAAGGCTCTGGAAGAAAAAGAATTTACAGCAGCAGCAGGCGGCGGAGCTGTGGAGGTTACTGTTTCCGGTAAACGTGAAGTGACAAAGGTAAAACTTGCAGAAGAAGTAGTTGATCCGGACGATATTGAAATGCTGGAAGATCTGATCGTGGCAGCTACGAATGAGGCACTTCGCAAAGTTGAAGAAGAATCAGCAGCAGTAATGTCAAAACTGACAGGAGGACTCGGAAGTTTAGGCGGAGGCCTTCCCTTCTGA
- a CDS encoding transketolase family protein, giving the protein MSEVKKIATRASYGAALVELGKEHEDLVVLDADLAAATQTGMFKKEFPERHIDCGIAECNMMGIAAGLATTGKVPFASTFAMFAAGRAYEQLRNSVAYPKLNVKVGATHGGISVGEDGATHQCCEDFALMRAIPGMVVMSPSDDIEAKAMVKAAYEHVGPVYMRFGRLAVPVINDRPDYKFEMGKGIVLREGKDLTIVANGLCVAASLEAAEKLAADGIDAKVINIHTIKPLDEELIVAAAKETGKVVTVEEHSIIGGLGGAVCECLSEKAPVPVKRIGINDVFGESGPAVALLEKYGLDAEGIYKQIKEFV; this is encoded by the coding sequence ATGTCAGAAGTAAAGAAAATCGCTACAAGAGCCAGCTATGGCGCAGCTCTGGTAGAGCTTGGAAAAGAACATGAAGATCTGGTTGTTCTGGACGCTGACCTTGCTGCAGCTACTCAGACAGGAATGTTCAAAAAAGAATTTCCGGAAAGACATATTGACTGTGGTATTGCAGAGTGCAACATGATGGGTATTGCGGCCGGACTTGCAACAACAGGCAAGGTTCCGTTTGCAAGTACTTTTGCAATGTTTGCTGCAGGCCGTGCTTATGAACAGCTTCGCAACTCTGTTGCATATCCGAAATTGAACGTAAAAGTAGGCGCTACACATGGTGGTATTTCTGTTGGTGAAGATGGTGCTACACATCAGTGCTGCGAGGATTTTGCACTTATGAGAGCAATCCCTGGTATGGTTGTTATGAGTCCTTCTGATGATATTGAAGCAAAAGCAATGGTAAAAGCTGCATATGAGCATGTAGGACCTGTATATATGAGATTTGGCCGCCTGGCAGTTCCGGTAATCAATGACAGACCAGACTACAAATTTGAAATGGGCAAAGGCATCGTTCTTCGTGAGGGAAAAGACCTTACTATCGTTGCAAACGGACTTTGTGTGGCAGCTTCTCTGGAGGCGGCGGAGAAACTGGCAGCAGATGGAATTGATGCAAAGGTAATCAATATCCACACGATCAAACCACTGGATGAAGAACTGATCGTAGCAGCAGCCAAAGAGACCGGCAAGGTTGTTACAGTAGAAGAACATTCTATTATTGGTGGTTTAGGCGGAGCTGTATGCGAATGCCTTTCTGAAAAAGCTCCTGTACCGGTTAAACGTATCGGTATTAATGATGTATTTGGAGAATCTGGTCCGGCAGTTGCTCTTCTTGAGAAATATGGCCTGGATGCAGAAGGTATTTACAAACAGATCAAAGAGTTTGTCTAA
- a CDS encoding LysM peptidoglycan-binding domain-containing protein codes for MIEVIYKDEKQTAKGNEESFNLPKNIRQIGIPNEKYRIYIEDYVYTFLKKIAEKAEEEEKGAAAVFTGEIKWNSGTGYLFIRGALTAEAGEISAEHVEFSDLTWQKLHEEIEHYFAGQEIIGWFLTQKSLQMEVTEGVQRIHMKLFGGEKALMLMDPVEKEEAFFCYDNGRLLRQSGYYIYYEKNPQMQAYMLEKNPELNQPEQELVADDAVKTFRKIIQKKHTEETQETEERASVFSYAATACLVLAVLTVGVQFYQNYNHKSITDTITETVSRTANSTEVTKAERQTEKKSVTPTSALKKDLTPIPVSPAATETPPVTSMAAEDNAETDTKNVLNSEKEQEIYREESDTRKAERRVKQEQVENNAAKNKISEDVTDSAVTSSAEAGTSYVIKPGDTLYQISISRYGTMEKVADICRANGLTEEEIIYPGQIIVLP; via the coding sequence ATGATAGAGGTTATCTACAAAGATGAAAAACAGACAGCAAAAGGAAATGAGGAAAGTTTTAACCTCCCCAAAAATATACGTCAGATAGGAATTCCGAATGAAAAATACCGGATTTATATTGAAGATTATGTATACACTTTCCTAAAGAAAATAGCAGAAAAGGCGGAAGAAGAGGAAAAAGGTGCGGCTGCTGTTTTTACGGGCGAAATAAAATGGAATTCAGGTACAGGCTATCTGTTTATCAGGGGAGCTCTGACGGCAGAGGCAGGGGAGATTTCGGCAGAGCATGTAGAGTTCAGTGATCTTACATGGCAGAAACTTCATGAGGAAATAGAACATTATTTTGCAGGGCAGGAAATTATAGGGTGGTTCCTGACGCAGAAATCTCTTCAGATGGAAGTGACAGAAGGCGTGCAGCGGATCCATATGAAACTTTTTGGCGGAGAAAAAGCGCTTATGCTGATGGATCCGGTAGAAAAAGAGGAGGCTTTTTTCTGCTATGACAATGGCAGATTGTTGAGACAGAGTGGATATTATATTTATTATGAAAAAAATCCGCAGATGCAGGCGTATATGCTGGAAAAGAATCCGGAACTGAATCAGCCGGAACAGGAGCTGGTTGCAGACGACGCGGTTAAAACTTTTCGAAAGATCATTCAAAAGAAACATACAGAAGAAACGCAGGAAACAGAAGAAAGAGCTTCTGTTTTTTCTTATGCGGCAACAGCCTGTCTTGTGTTGGCTGTGCTGACGGTTGGTGTACAGTTTTATCAAAATTATAACCATAAGAGTATAACGGATACGATCACGGAGACGGTTTCCCGAACTGCAAATTCAACGGAAGTGACAAAAGCGGAAAGGCAGACGGAAAAAAAATCAGTTACGCCAACTTCTGCGTTGAAAAAAGATCTGACTCCGATTCCAGTGTCTCCGGCGGCGACAGAAACACCGCCAGTAACATCAATGGCTGCTGAGGATAATGCTGAAACTGATACAAAAAACGTTTTGAATTCGGAAAAAGAACAGGAAATCTATCGGGAAGAATCCGATACCAGAAAAGCGGAGCGGAGAGTGAAACAGGAACAAGTGGAAAACAATGCTGCTAAGAACAAAATAAGCGAGGATGTGACGGATAGCGCAGTGACTTCATCAGCAGAAGCGGGAACATCATATGTGATCAAACCGGGAGATACCTTATATCAGATCAGTATATCCAGATATGGTACAATGGAAAAAGTGGCTGATATCTGTCGGGCAAATGGTCTGACAGAGGAGGAAATTATTTATCCGGGGCAGATAATTGTATTGCCGTAG
- the fsa gene encoding fructose-6-phosphate aldolase translates to MRFFIDTANVDDIRKANDMGIICGVTTNPSLIAKEGRDFNEVIKEITEIVDGPISGEVKATTTDAEGMIAEGREIAKIHPNMVVKIPMTVEGLKAVKILSKEGIKTNVTLIFTANQALLAARAGATYVSPFLGRLDDISTDGLPLIRQIVEMFEVAGIDTQIICASVRHPIHVTECALAGADIATVPYKVLEQMTKHPLTDAGIEKFQKDYKAVFGDK, encoded by the coding sequence ATGAGATTTTTTATCGACACAGCAAATGTAGATGACATTCGTAAGGCAAATGACATGGGAATTATCTGTGGTGTTACCACAAACCCGTCCCTGATCGCAAAAGAAGGAAGAGACTTCAACGAAGTGATCAAAGAAATCACAGAGATCGTTGACGGACCGATCAGCGGAGAAGTAAAAGCTACAACAACAGATGCAGAAGGTATGATCGCAGAAGGACGTGAGATTGCCAAGATCCATCCAAACATGGTTGTAAAGATTCCTATGACAGTAGAAGGTCTGAAAGCTGTCAAAATTCTTTCAAAAGAAGGAATCAAAACAAATGTTACTCTGATCTTTACTGCCAACCAGGCTTTACTTGCTGCAAGAGCAGGTGCTACATATGTATCTCCGTTCCTTGGAAGACTGGATGATATCTCCACAGACGGACTTCCGCTGATCCGTCAGATCGTTGAAATGTTTGAAGTTGCTGGAATCGATACACAAATCATCTGTGCAAGCGTTCGTCATCCGATCCATGTAACAGAATGTGCACTGGCAGGTGCTGATATCGCAACCGTACCATACAAAGTTCTGGAGCAGATGACAAAACATCCTCTGACAGATGCAGGAATCGAAAAATTCCAGAAAGACTACAAAGCTGTATTTGGTGACAAATAA
- a CDS encoding transketolase produces MMEKLELQKIANEVRKDIVTAVHAAKAGHPGGSLSAADLFTYLYFEEMNVDPKDPKKADRDRFVLSKGHTAPGLYSVLAERGYFPKEDLKTLRHLGSYLQGHPDMKHIPGVDMSSGSLGQGISAAVGMALSAKLSNESYRVYTLLGDGEIQEGQVWEAAMFAGFRKLDNLVVVVDNNGLQIDGKVDEVCSPYPIDKKFEAFNFHVINVADGNDMDQLKAAFDEAKTVKGMPTAIIMKTVKGKGVSFMENQAGWHGKAPNDEQYAQAMEDLEKVGEALCQK; encoded by the coding sequence ATCATGGAGAAATTAGAACTTCAGAAAATTGCGAACGAAGTCCGCAAAGACATCGTGACCGCAGTTCATGCTGCAAAAGCCGGCCATCCGGGCGGATCTTTATCAGCAGCAGATTTATTTACATATCTGTATTTTGAAGAAATGAACGTAGATCCGAAAGATCCGAAGAAAGCAGACAGAGATCGTTTTGTCCTTTCTAAAGGACACACAGCACCGGGACTTTATTCTGTACTTGCGGAGAGAGGATATTTTCCGAAAGAAGATCTGAAGACTCTTCGTCATCTGGGATCTTATCTGCAGGGACATCCGGATATGAAACATATTCCAGGTGTAGATATGTCCAGCGGATCTCTTGGACAGGGAATCTCAGCAGCAGTAGGTATGGCACTTTCTGCAAAACTGAGCAACGAATCCTACAGGGTGTATACACTTCTTGGCGATGGTGAGATTCAGGAAGGTCAGGTTTGGGAGGCAGCTATGTTCGCAGGCTTCCGTAAACTGGACAACCTTGTTGTGGTTGTTGATAATAATGGACTTCAGATTGATGGAAAAGTAGATGAAGTTTGCTCTCCATATCCGATTGATAAGAAATTTGAAGCATTTAATTTCCATGTGATCAATGTAGCAGACGGAAATGATATGGATCAGCTGAAAGCTGCATTTGACGAAGCAAAGACTGTCAAAGGAATGCCTACCGCAATCATTATGAAAACTGTCAAAGGTAAGGGTGTTTCCTTTATGGAAAACCAGGCCGGATGGCATGGCAAAGCTCCGAATGATGAGCAGTATGCACAGGCAATGGAAGATCTGGAGAAAGTAGGTGAAGCATTATGTCAGAAGTAA
- the yyaC gene encoding spore protease YyaC — MAFYINTNQQDCSREISVLLKKCILSYPHHWTDLVFLCIGTDRVTGDCLGPYVGHRLSSFCFPGIYVYGTLVQPVHALNLCDTRKEILSRHPDSLIIAVDASLGQKKHLGYVTIANGALYPGAAVHKKLPPVGHIHITGIVNTAGMLEQLTLQTTRLSTVISIAEQISNGILLMIPQSDFRQTL, encoded by the coding sequence ATGGCTTTCTATATCAATACAAATCAGCAGGACTGTTCCAGAGAAATCTCTGTTCTGTTAAAAAAATGCATTCTTTCCTATCCCCATCACTGGACAGATCTTGTCTTTCTCTGTATTGGAACCGATCGTGTCACAGGCGACTGTCTTGGTCCCTATGTTGGTCATCGGCTCAGTTCCTTTTGTTTTCCAGGAATATATGTTTACGGAACACTTGTACAGCCTGTACATGCATTAAACCTTTGTGACACACGCAAAGAGATTCTTTCCCGGCATCCGGACAGCCTGATCATTGCTGTTGATGCTTCTTTGGGACAAAAAAAGCACCTGGGATATGTGACCATCGCTAATGGTGCACTGTACCCAGGTGCTGCCGTTCATAAAAAACTGCCGCCTGTCGGCCATATTCATATTACAGGAATCGTCAACACAGCAGGCATGTTGGAACAGCTAACGCTCCAGACCACCCGTCTGTCAACTGTTATTTCCATTGCAGAACAAATCTCCAACGGGATTTTGCTGATGATCCCTCAATCTGATTTTAGACAAACTCTTTGA
- a CDS encoding LacI family DNA-binding transcriptional regulator produces MAKKKATSSQVAEKAGVSQATVSMILNRRSNVSFSAETVEKVECAARELGYELPHRKNKSNTRKEKLIVVLCPTLTSPYYVLLLQGIESVANEKGYGVFTCNTQRDAGLEEKYLRMISTMDPQGIIYACNPHPDFQKKVEELARRIPLVIISNKEKTTTVDAINQDNTMVGRLMARHLLDLGHRDVAFITPPLTRRQWQRSRRVDGFVKEYEKEGLAGHVLIKAADESVDRTLPKMDSEYSMGYQLTMELLKEDRNFTAIAGQNDMMALGAIDALEESRIRVPKDVSVIGCDDTFYSGIRRLSLTTIDHFVALKGRDACDIIIRKIMMNDQFYSAGLQPTSLYNIEYTPKLITRKTTAYANTKRKIPDPDGMTEKIK; encoded by the coding sequence TTGGCAAAAAAGAAGGCAACTTCCTCACAGGTGGCAGAAAAAGCCGGAGTTTCACAGGCGACTGTTTCTATGATTCTGAACCGCAGAAGCAATGTTTCTTTTTCGGCCGAAACGGTGGAAAAGGTAGAATGTGCAGCCAGAGAGCTGGGCTATGAACTGCCTCATCGCAAAAACAAAAGCAACACAAGAAAAGAAAAACTGATCGTTGTACTGTGTCCTACGCTGACCAGTCCTTATTATGTACTGCTTCTTCAGGGAATTGAATCGGTTGCCAATGAGAAGGGGTATGGCGTTTTTACCTGCAACACACAGAGAGATGCGGGGCTGGAAGAAAAATATCTGCGTATGATCAGCACGATGGACCCGCAGGGAATCATCTATGCATGTAATCCTCATCCGGACTTTCAGAAAAAGGTGGAGGAACTGGCAAGGAGGATTCCCCTTGTTATTATCAGCAATAAAGAAAAGACAACGACAGTAGACGCGATCAACCAGGACAATACAATGGTCGGAAGATTGATGGCACGCCATTTGCTGGATCTGGGGCACAGAGATGTGGCATTTATCACACCGCCTCTGACCAGACGACAGTGGCAGCGCTCCAGAAGAGTGGATGGTTTTGTGAAAGAATATGAGAAGGAAGGACTGGCTGGGCATGTATTGATCAAAGCAGCAGATGAATCTGTTGACCGTACGCTGCCAAAAATGGATTCGGAATATTCTATGGGATATCAGCTGACAATGGAATTGTTGAAAGAGGACAGAAACTTTACGGCAATTGCCGGCCAGAACGACATGATGGCTCTTGGCGCGATCGATGCGCTGGAAGAATCCCGAATACGTGTGCCGAAAGATGTTTCAGTCATTGGATGTGATGATACTTTTTATTCTGGCATCCGGAGACTTTCGTTAACAACGATCGATCATTTTGTTGCGCTGAAAGGCAGAGATGCCTGTGATATCATTATTCGCAAGATCATGATGAATGACCAGTTTTATTCGGCAGGACTGCAGCCAACCAGTCTTTATAATATTGAATATACCCCGAAACTGATCACTCGTAAGACGACTGCCTATGCAAATACAAAAAGAAAGATTCCGGATCCGGATGGAATGACGGAAAAAATAAAATAA
- the recR gene encoding recombination mediator RecR produces the protein MEYYSTHINKLIEQLSHLPGIGPKSAQRLAFHIMNMPKDQVEQLTSSITGAREKIRYCKKCCTLTDQELCPICSNPKRDASTIMVVENTRDLAAYEKTGKYEGVYHVLHGAISPMLGIGPDDIRLKELMKRLQTEDIKEVIIATNSSLEGETTAMYISKLIKPTGIRVSRIASGVPVGGDLEYIDEVTLLRALEGRVDL, from the coding sequence ATGGAATATTACAGCACACATATCAACAAGCTGATCGAACAGCTGTCTCATCTGCCGGGAATCGGACCGAAGTCGGCGCAGAGACTGGCATTTCATATTATGAATATGCCAAAAGACCAGGTTGAACAGCTGACCTCTTCGATCACGGGTGCTCGTGAGAAGATCCGTTACTGCAAGAAGTGCTGTACGCTGACAGACCAGGAACTCTGTCCGATCTGCAGCAATCCCAAGAGAGATGCGAGTACTATTATGGTTGTAGAAAATACCAGAGATCTTGCAGCTTATGAAAAAACCGGCAAATACGAAGGGGTTTATCATGTGCTTCATGGTGCAATATCGCCGATGCTGGGAATCGGACCGGATGATATCCGTCTCAAAGAACTTATGAAGCGCCTGCAGACAGAAGATATCAAAGAAGTGATCATTGCCACCAATTCCAGTCTGGAAGGTGAGACAACTGCAATGTATATCAGTAAGCTGATCAAACCTACAGGAATCCGTGTCAGCAGGATCGCAAGTGGAGTTCCGGTAGGCGGAGACCTGGAATATATTGACGAAGTAACGCTGCTTCGTGCGCTGGAAGGAAGAGTGGATCTCTGA